In a genomic window of Tissierella sp. Yu-01:
- a CDS encoding Na+/H+ antiporter subunit E produces the protein MLYILLFLFWIMLNGSITIEIVLFGLVICLFVYIFTYKNTRLTSNMEKNILRKLCGILKYLIILIVEVYKSNITIIKLVLSPTPEIKPTLKFIKVDLNSRIARVALANSITLTPGTITVSMNENDYLIHALHKDYLDGIEESIFVEKLKELEE, from the coding sequence ATGCTGTATATATTGTTGTTTTTATTTTGGATAATGCTCAATGGCAGTATTACTATTGAAATCGTTTTATTTGGACTGGTGATATGCCTATTTGTTTATATATTTACATATAAAAACACCAGATTAACATCCAATATGGAAAAGAATATCTTAAGAAAATTATGTGGTATTTTAAAATATTTAATTATATTAATTGTAGAAGTTTACAAATCTAACATAACTATTATAAAGCTTGTACTAAGCCCAACTCCTGAGATTAAACCAACATTAAAATTTATCAAGGTAGATTTAAATTCGCGTATAGCTAGAGTAGCATTAGCAAATTCCATAACTTTAACTCCTGGAACCATTACTGTCTCAATGAATGAAAATGACTATTTAATTCATGCCCTTCATAAAGATTATTTAGATGGAATTGAGGAATCGATCTTTGTTGAAAAGTTAAAGGAATTGGAGGAATAG
- a CDS encoding V-type ATP synthase subunit A — MKVGKIIKVSGPLVVAEGMDEANVYDVVNVSNDRLIGEIIEMRGDKASIQVYEETTGIGPGDPVYTTGEPLSVELGPGIIETMFDGIQRPLEDLRDVAGDFLARGSEVKSLNRDKKWEFTPTVKVGDEVSQGDVIGTVQETPIVLHKIMVPSGVSGKVTEIKSGEFTVVDDICTLDGTKKLQMMQKWPVRKGRGYQQKLNPSTPLITGQRVIDTFFPVSKGGAAAIPGPFGSGKTVVQHQLAKWADAEIVVYVGCGERGNEMTDVLMEFPEIIDPKTGESLMKRTVLIANTSNMPVAAREASIYTGITIAEYFRDMGYSVAIMADSTSRWAEALREMSGRLEEMPGDEGYPAYLASRAAAFYERAGKVVCYGSDNREGAVTVIGAVSPPGGDISEPVSQATLRIVKVFWGLDYALSYKRHFPAINWLNSYSLYQDKIDEWMNNSIDKEFSKMRTKAMGLLQDESELQEIVRLVGIDSLSETDQLKLEATKSIREDFLQQNAFHDVDTYCSLNKSNKMLKLVLKFYEEGLRALDHGVYLKDILNMEVRNRIARAKYIPEDNINDLDNMEKELKDEIDNLISKGGILNA; from the coding sequence TTGAAGGTAGGAAAAATAATAAAAGTTTCTGGCCCCTTAGTAGTAGCGGAGGGGATGGATGAAGCAAACGTATATGACGTTGTTAACGTATCAAATGATAGATTGATTGGTGAAATAATTGAAATGAGAGGTGATAAAGCCTCCATTCAAGTATACGAAGAAACTACAGGAATAGGACCTGGGGATCCAGTATATACAACAGGTGAACCACTATCAGTAGAATTAGGACCTGGAATTATCGAGACCATGTTCGATGGGATTCAAAGGCCCCTTGAAGATTTAAGAGACGTAGCAGGTGACTTTTTAGCAAGAGGTTCAGAAGTGAAGAGTCTAAATAGAGATAAGAAATGGGAATTTACACCTACAGTGAAGGTAGGAGACGAAGTATCCCAAGGTGATGTTATAGGAACTGTTCAAGAAACTCCTATTGTACTTCACAAAATAATGGTTCCATCAGGAGTTTCAGGTAAGGTTACTGAAATCAAAAGTGGTGAATTTACAGTTGTAGATGATATCTGTACACTAGATGGCACTAAAAAATTACAAATGATGCAAAAATGGCCAGTAAGAAAAGGTAGAGGATATCAACAAAAACTTAATCCTAGTACACCTCTTATAACTGGACAAAGAGTTATAGATACATTCTTCCCAGTATCAAAGGGAGGAGCAGCAGCGATTCCTGGTCCTTTCGGTTCAGGTAAAACTGTAGTACAACATCAGCTTGCAAAATGGGCAGATGCTGAAATAGTTGTTTATGTAGGCTGTGGAGAACGTGGTAATGAGATGACAGACGTACTTATGGAGTTCCCTGAAATAATTGACCCTAAGACTGGGGAATCATTAATGAAGAGAACTGTATTAATTGCAAATACATCTAATATGCCAGTAGCAGCTAGAGAGGCTTCAATTTATACAGGTATAACAATAGCTGAATACTTTAGAGATATGGGCTATTCTGTAGCTATAATGGCTGACTCAACTTCCAGATGGGCAGAGGCTTTAAGAGAGATGTCCGGAAGACTTGAAGAGATGCCCGGTGATGAAGGATACCCTGCATATCTTGCATCTCGTGCAGCAGCATTCTATGAAAGAGCTGGTAAAGTAGTTTGCTATGGTAGTGACAATAGAGAAGGAGCTGTAACAGTAATTGGAGCAGTATCCCCTCCAGGTGGAGATATTTCTGAACCGGTATCACAGGCTACATTAAGAATAGTTAAGGTATTCTGGGGATTGGATTATGCACTATCATATAAGAGACACTTCCCGGCAATTAACTGGTTAAATTCCTATTCTCTATATCAGGATAAAATAGATGAATGGATGAACAACAGTATAGATAAAGAGTTCTCTAAAATGAGAACAAAAGCAATGGGTTTATTACAAGACGAATCAGAATTACAAGAAATAGTAAGACTAGTTGGTATAGATTCGCTTTCTGAGACAGACCAATTAAAGCTTGAAGCGACTAAGTCAATTAGAGAAGACTTTTTACAGCAAAATGCATTCCATGATGTTGATACCTATTGCTCGTTAAATAAATCAAATAAGATGCTAAAATTGGTATTGAAATTCTATGAGGAAGGCCTAAGAGCATTAGACCATGGTGTATATCTAAAGGATATCTTAAATATGGAAGTTAGAAATAGAATTGCAAGAGCTAAATATATACCAGAAGATAATATTAATGACTTAGATAATATGGAAAAAGAGCTAAAGGACGAAATAGATAATTTAATAAGCAAAGGAGGTATCCTTAATGCTTAA
- a CDS encoding monovalent cation/H+ antiporter complex subunit F produces the protein MDILWAQELVLIVGIVFLAITAIFCLIRSILGPRFTDRILGINVINVKIIILICILAAYLKKTYLVDIALVYAAISFLSVVVLSRLYLKEYLDNNLKKSKKDGDNSGVN, from the coding sequence ATGGATATTTTATGGGCTCAAGAATTAGTTCTTATAGTCGGAATTGTATTTTTAGCTATTACGGCTATTTTTTGTTTAATCAGATCAATATTAGGACCTAGATTTACTGATAGAATATTAGGAATAAACGTAATAAACGTTAAGATAATTATATTAATATGTATATTGGCAGCTTATTTAAAAAAGACATATTTAGTAGATATTGCTTTAGTTTATGCTGCAATAAGTTTTTTATCAGTAGTTGTGCTGTCTAGATTATATCTTAAAGAATACCTAGATAACAATCTGAAGAAATCAAAAAAGGATGGTGACAATAGTGGAGTTAATTAG
- a CDS encoding V-type ATP synthase subunit K yields the protein MFNNGGIFFAGLGAAIAVILSGFGSAKGVGLVGEAASGLMIEEPHKFGKALVLQLLPGTQGLYGFVIGLLVLGKLSATMSLAEGMFIFAACLPVGLVGWISAIAQGKTAAAGISILAKNEEQSTKGIIFSVMVETYALLAFVISLILVNAVSF from the coding sequence ATGTTTAACAATGGAGGAATATTTTTCGCTGGATTAGGTGCAGCAATTGCAGTTATTTTATCAGGATTTGGTTCAGCTAAAGGTGTAGGTTTAGTAGGTGAGGCAGCATCAGGTTTGATGATAGAAGAACCTCATAAATTTGGTAAGGCATTGGTACTACAGTTATTACCAGGTACACAAGGACTTTACGGTTTCGTTATTGGTCTTTTAGTTTTAGGTAAATTAAGTGCAACTATGTCATTAGCAGAAGGTATGTTCATATTTGCAGCATGTTTACCAGTAGGTTTAGTAGGATGGATATCAGCTATAGCACAAGGTAAAACTGCAGCAGCAGGTATTTCAATATTAGCAAAGAATGAAGAACAATCAACTAAAGGAATTATATTCTCAGTAATGGTAGAAACATATGCATTGTTAGCATTTGTTATCTCACTTATTCTTGTTAATGCAGTTAGTTTCTAA
- a CDS encoding V-type ATP synthase subunit D — protein MAKLNVNPTRMELSTLKARLKTATRGHKLLKDKQDELMRRFIELIRKNKDLRLEVEDDLGASFKEFLLASAVMSPEMMEEAVAMPKEKITVDIKKKNVMSVNVPVMNFKRELEGDEGSIYPYGFAQTSSELDDAIAKLYSIMPKLLELAEVEKACQLMADEIEKTRRRVNALEYRTIPDLEETIRFIRMKLDESERSTITRLMKVKDIINK, from the coding sequence ATGGCTAAACTAAATGTTAATCCTACTCGTATGGAGCTCTCTACCCTCAAGGCTAGATTAAAGACTGCTACACGAGGCCATAAGCTATTAAAAGATAAACAAGATGAGCTTATGAGAAGATTCATCGAGTTAATAAGGAAAAATAAAGACTTAAGACTTGAAGTAGAAGATGATTTGGGAGCTTCTTTCAAGGAATTCTTATTAGCCAGTGCCGTAATGTCACCGGAAATGATGGAAGAAGCTGTAGCTATGCCAAAGGAAAAGATTACAGTTGACATAAAGAAGAAAAATGTAATGAGTGTAAATGTACCTGTTATGAATTTTAAAAGGGAGCTTGAAGGTGACGAAGGTAGTATATACCCATATGGATTTGCTCAAACTTCATCTGAACTTGATGATGCCATAGCTAAGCTATATAGCATAATGCCAAAGCTGTTAGAATTGGCTGAAGTAGAAAAGGCTTGTCAGCTAATGGCAGATGAAATTGAAAAGACTAGAAGAAGAGTAAATGCCTTAGAGTATAGAACAATACCTGATCTTGAAGAAACCATAAGATTTATAAGAATGAAGCTTGATGAAAGTGAAAGAAGTACAATAACACGTCTAATGAAAGTTAAGGATATAATCAATAAATAA
- a CDS encoding proton-conducting transporter membrane subunit → MAYQQHIPFLSIFIPLIFAIFIPLFKNRKAAKLITLSSIIVEFILSAILITYLNNYEQGFFTYQLGHYPAPWGNELRAGLFEAIIALTFGIIMFLSILGGSKGIEHDIKERKQPFYYLMLNLLLASLLALVYTNDIFTAYVFLEINAVAACAIVIAKESGDTIKATIKYFIMGVLGSGLYLLAVAILYSITGHLLMSNMRDAILNLPTGYEIPMIVAMVLIVVGLAVKSALFPFHTWLPDAHGSATSSASAILSGLVLKGYIILLIKIICRVYGIETIERLNILPIILILGLLGMILGSVYALVQKDLKKMIAYSSVAQIGYIYLGIGLGTSAGLLASGFHIIVHAATKSMLFIASGNFIEITGSKKIEDLNGVAHTDPKSGLSFLIGSLSMIGIPLFGGFVSKLLFIDSALDSNLSIIILIGLAISTMLNGMYYIPVLLRIYSKKDMIKHNLEFKSSDVVKYSLNRLIFINVILGIFSKPILNAILEGIKNLG, encoded by the coding sequence ATGGCATATCAGCAGCATATTCCGTTTTTAAGTATATTTATTCCACTTATATTTGCCATTTTTATTCCTTTATTTAAGAACAGGAAGGCAGCTAAATTAATTACATTATCATCAATTATAGTTGAATTTATATTGTCAGCAATACTTATTACCTATTTAAATAATTATGAACAAGGATTTTTCACATATCAATTAGGTCATTATCCTGCACCATGGGGAAATGAACTAAGAGCAGGTTTGTTTGAGGCTATAATAGCACTTACATTTGGAATCATAATGTTTTTATCCATTCTTGGAGGCTCTAAGGGAATCGAGCATGATATAAAGGAGAGGAAACAGCCGTTTTACTATTTAATGCTAAATCTTCTATTAGCATCCTTATTGGCTTTAGTCTATACAAATGATATATTTACAGCCTATGTATTCTTAGAGATTAACGCAGTGGCAGCTTGTGCAATAGTTATAGCAAAGGAGTCAGGAGATACCATAAAGGCTACAATAAAATACTTCATAATGGGTGTACTTGGCTCAGGTTTATATCTATTAGCTGTAGCTATTTTATATAGCATAACTGGACATTTACTAATGTCAAATATGAGAGATGCTATTTTGAATCTACCTACAGGTTATGAAATTCCAATGATTGTCGCAATGGTTCTAATAGTAGTTGGATTGGCGGTGAAATCAGCATTATTTCCTTTTCATACTTGGCTTCCAGATGCTCATGGATCAGCCACATCATCAGCATCAGCCATACTTTCGGGATTGGTTCTAAAGGGATATATTATTTTATTGATTAAGATAATATGCAGGGTTTATGGAATTGAAACTATAGAAAGATTAAATATTTTACCAATTATATTGATTTTAGGACTATTAGGCATGATTCTAGGCTCAGTTTATGCACTAGTTCAGAAGGATTTAAAGAAGATGATAGCCTATTCATCTGTAGCACAAATAGGATATATTTATTTAGGCATTGGACTTGGAACAAGTGCTGGACTTTTGGCTTCGGGATTTCACATAATAGTACATGCAGCTACTAAATCCATGCTATTTATAGCCAGTGGTAATTTTATTGAAATAACTGGAAGTAAGAAGATAGAGGATTTAAACGGAGTAGCACATACGGATCCAAAGTCAGGATTAAGTTTCTTAATAGGAAGTCTATCCATGATTGGAATTCCTCTATTTGGTGGATTCGTTTCAAAGCTATTATTTATTGATAGTGCATTGGATTCAAATCTGAGCATCATAATACTTATTGGACTTGCTATAAGTACAATGCTCAATGGAATGTACTATATACCTGTATTGTTAAGAATTTATAGCAAGAAGGATATGATAAAACATAATTTAGAATTCAAATCAAGTGATGTTGTAAAGTATTCCCTTAATAGATTGATATTTATAAATGTAATTTTAGGTATTTTCTCAAAACCTATATTAAATGCAATTCTTGAAGGCATTAAAAACTTAGGTTAA
- a CDS encoding V-type ATP synthase subunit F: MFKIAVVGDKDSVLAFKALGVDVFTVFDGDEARRTVDTIARDNYGIIFITEQIASLIPDTIDRYDKEIIPAVILIPSNQGTLNIGMNRINENVEKAVGSNIL, translated from the coding sequence ATGTTTAAGATAGCAGTAGTAGGAGATAAAGATTCAGTTCTGGCCTTTAAGGCATTAGGTGTGGATGTATTTACAGTCTTCGATGGCGATGAAGCAAGAAGAACTGTAGACACCATTGCCCGAGATAACTATGGTATTATATTTATCACTGAGCAAATAGCTAGTTTAATACCGGATACCATAGATCGTTATGATAAAGAGATAATCCCTGCGGTGATTCTGATTCCTAGTAATCAGGGGACGCTTAATATTGGTATGAATCGTATAAACGAAAACGTGGAAAAAGCCGTAGGATCAAATATATTGTAG
- a CDS encoding DUF4040 domain-containing protein has product MLIYFEALLLILLILTAIAVSSTKKTLNAIIIFTVFSLTMSILWIIIKAPDLGITEAAVGAGVTSLLFYVALRNMGEIKLFDKERKSKKKDKKNSFVYNLFSVIFTIAIIYTLLYTVSFLPQQGSSHVPALNEVFTRYIKSGVEETGAINIVAAVILDYRAFDTFGEATMLFTATIAVVSLLRKEKDEDMIYEEDYKR; this is encoded by the coding sequence ATGCTTATATATTTCGAGGCATTGTTACTTATATTACTTATACTTACTGCAATAGCTGTCTCATCAACTAAAAAGACACTAAATGCAATAATAATATTTACAGTTTTCAGCTTGACCATGTCTATATTATGGATAATTATAAAGGCACCTGATTTGGGAATAACAGAGGCAGCAGTAGGAGCAGGAGTTACAAGTCTACTTTTCTATGTGGCTTTGAGGAATATGGGTGAAATTAAACTCTTTGATAAAGAAAGAAAGAGCAAGAAGAAAGACAAGAAAAATTCTTTTGTATATAATCTGTTTTCAGTAATATTTACTATAGCAATAATATATACCTTGCTTTATACAGTGAGTTTCTTACCTCAACAGGGAAGTAGCCATGTACCAGCCTTAAATGAGGTATTTACAAGGTATATTAAATCAGGAGTAGAGGAAACTGGTGCTATTAATATAGTTGCAGCTGTAATCTTGGATTATAGAGCTTTTGATACCTTTGGAGAAGCTACCATGCTGTTTACAGCGACTATTGCTGTAGTGAGCCTTTTAAGGAAAGAGAAAGACGAGGATATGATATATGAAGAAGATTATAAAAGATGA
- a CDS encoding MnhB domain-containing protein produces the protein MKKIIKDDEILKVITEILLPFILVMGIYVVLNGHLSPGGGFSGGTILGSGLILYSTAFGSEKIRKFFNFNTFIKAISFSLLFYGVAKGYSFMTGAAHIESVIPTGTPGKILSGGLILPLNIAVGIVVACTMYGLYSLFSEGDI, from the coding sequence ATGAAGAAGATTATAAAAGATGATGAAATATTAAAAGTAATAACGGAAATATTACTTCCATTTATATTAGTCATGGGAATTTATGTGGTTTTAAATGGACATCTTTCCCCTGGTGGTGGATTCTCAGGTGGTACAATTTTAGGCTCTGGACTTATATTGTATAGCACAGCCTTTGGAAGTGAGAAAATCAGGAAGTTCTTTAACTTTAATACATTTATTAAGGCAATATCCTTTTCGTTGTTATTTTATGGAGTGGCAAAGGGGTATTCCTTTATGACTGGAGCAGCACATATAGAGTCGGTTATACCAACAGGAACACCAGGTAAGATCCTTAGTGGTGGTTTAATTTTACCATTAAATATTGCTGTGGGTATAGTAGTTGCATGTACTATGTATGGGCTCTATTCATTATTTAGTGAGGGGGATATTTAA
- a CDS encoding V-type ATP synthase subunit E yields MSNLENLTQKILDDAKKEADLIIGESNKKKEEIVNLKIKEANETKTRILEKASREAEMIKDRIISNAELSVRDEKLKAKQVIIEKVFSLAKDNLKSLNEDDFIRFLKGNIETMSLDGSEVLIVPEYMKEKVKSLGLSINVSEDEMVESGFLIKNNNVIMNYSFESLVDFLREELEGEIAVKLFKE; encoded by the coding sequence ATGTCAAATCTAGAGAACCTAACACAAAAGATTCTTGATGATGCAAAGAAAGAAGCTGACTTAATTATTGGAGAATCTAATAAGAAGAAAGAAGAGATAGTGAATTTAAAGATTAAGGAAGCTAATGAAACAAAGACAAGAATCTTAGAAAAAGCTTCTAGAGAAGCAGAAATGATTAAGGATAGGATAATCTCAAATGCAGAATTAAGTGTTAGAGATGAAAAATTAAAAGCAAAGCAAGTAATTATTGAAAAGGTATTTTCACTTGCTAAAGATAATTTAAAGAGTTTAAATGAAGATGATTTTATAAGGTTTTTAAAGGGAAATATAGAAACCATGTCGCTAGATGGCTCAGAGGTTTTAATAGTGCCAGAATACATGAAGGAAAAAGTAAAATCTTTAGGATTATCCATTAATGTTTCTGAAGATGAAATGGTTGAATCAGGGTTTTTAATTAAAAATAATAATGTGATTATGAATTACTCTTTTGAATCTCTGGTAGATTTTTTAAGAGAAGAGCTTGAAGGAGAAATAGCAGTAAAGCTGTTTAAAGAATAG
- a CDS encoding monovalent cation/H(+) antiporter subunit G encodes MELIRLILMIIFIGSGLFVFGVATFGLFKLDYILNRVHVAAKCDTLASLLVIVGIIIYTGFSFLTLKLLLVIIFLWLTNPVATHLVGQTEVITNKDIEKECEVIE; translated from the coding sequence GTGGAGTTAATTAGATTAATACTTATGATTATATTTATTGGCTCTGGTCTTTTTGTATTTGGAGTAGCGACCTTTGGACTCTTTAAACTGGATTATATATTAAATAGAGTTCACGTTGCTGCAAAATGTGACACCTTAGCTTCACTATTAGTTATAGTAGGGATAATTATATATACCGGATTCAGCTTTTTAACCTTAAAGCTACTTTTGGTTATAATTTTTCTATGGCTAACAAATCCTGTTGCAACACACCTTGTAGGACAGACTGAGGTAATTACAAACAAGGACATAGAAAAAGAGTGCGAGGTGATTGAGTAA
- a CDS encoding cation:proton antiporter subunit C, with amino-acid sequence MGSLLINYYESISVILFGIGFSILLLHKNLIRKIIGMNIMDVSIFLFLAVKGYVSGREVPIIEGNIFQGTDYYINPLPGGLVLTGIVVSVCMTAFALALTQKYYEKYNTLDLDEEVFRKRS; translated from the coding sequence ATGGGAAGTCTATTGATTAATTACTACGAAAGTATCTCTGTCATTTTATTTGGGATAGGATTTAGCATACTTTTACTCCATAAGAACTTGATTAGAAAGATCATTGGTATGAATATAATGGATGTTTCAATATTCCTATTTTTAGCGGTTAAAGGTTATGTTTCAGGTAGAGAAGTTCCAATAATTGAAGGTAATATATTTCAAGGAACGGATTATTATATTAATCCACTGCCTGGAGGATTAGTTCTTACAGGTATTGTTGTATCTGTTTGTATGACCGCATTTGCCTTGGCATTAACTCAGAAATATTATGAGAAGTATAATACATTGGATTTAGATGAAGAAGTATTTAGGAAAAGGAGTTGA
- a CDS encoding V-type ATP synthase subunit B: MLKEYKTVSEVVGPLMVVEGVEGAKYEELVEIEIQTGEKRRGRVLEVNGDKAMIQLFEGSSGINLKNTSVRFLGRPLELGVSEDMIGRIFDGLGRPKDNGPKIIPEKKVDINGVPINPVSRDYPDEFIQTGISCIDGLNTLVRGQKLPIFSGSGLPHNQVAAQIARQANVLGTDTKFAVVFGAMGITFEEAQFFIDDFTRTGAIDRAVLFMNLADDPAIERIATPRMALTCAEYLAFEKGMHVLVILTDMTTYAEALRETSAARKEVPGRRGYPGYLYTDLSTIYERAGRIKGRDGSITQIPILTMPEDDITHPIPDLTGYITEGQIILSRDLYKRGLEPPINVVPSLSRLKDKGIGKGKTREDHADTMNQLFAAYTSGREARELATILGESALTDADKAFAKFAEAFDEKYVNQGYYNNRNIIDTLDLGWELLKIIPRTELKRIRDEYLDKYLPLDDKGAE, from the coding sequence ATGCTTAAAGAGTATAAAACAGTAAGTGAAGTAGTTGGACCCTTGATGGTTGTTGAAGGAGTAGAAGGAGCCAAATACGAAGAACTAGTAGAAATAGAAATTCAAACTGGTGAAAAAAGAAGAGGTAGAGTTCTTGAAGTAAACGGAGATAAAGCTATGATTCAGCTTTTCGAAGGTTCATCAGGAATCAACCTTAAAAATACAAGTGTTAGATTCTTAGGTAGGCCACTTGAATTAGGTGTATCAGAAGACATGATCGGAAGAATATTCGATGGTCTTGGTAGACCAAAGGATAACGGACCAAAGATCATACCAGAAAAGAAAGTAGATATAAATGGTGTACCAATTAACCCAGTATCAAGAGATTATCCAGATGAGTTTATTCAAACGGGAATTTCCTGTATAGACGGTCTTAACACATTGGTTAGAGGACAAAAACTACCTATATTCTCAGGTTCAGGATTACCTCATAATCAGGTAGCGGCTCAGATTGCAAGACAGGCAAATGTACTAGGAACTGATACTAAGTTCGCAGTAGTATTCGGGGCTATGGGTATTACTTTTGAGGAAGCTCAGTTCTTCATCGATGACTTTACAAGAACAGGAGCCATAGATAGAGCAGTATTATTTATGAACTTGGCTGATGACCCTGCAATTGAAAGAATAGCAACTCCTCGTATGGCACTTACTTGTGCAGAATACCTTGCTTTTGAAAAAGGTATGCACGTACTAGTTATATTAACAGACATGACAACTTATGCAGAAGCACTAAGAGAAACATCTGCAGCTAGAAAAGAAGTTCCAGGTAGACGTGGTTATCCGGGATACTTGTACACTGACCTTTCAACAATATATGAAAGAGCTGGAAGAATTAAGGGAAGAGATGGTTCTATTACTCAAATTCCGATTCTAACCATGCCTGAAGATGATATTACTCATCCTATTCCTGACTTAACAGGATATATAACAGAAGGACAAATAATCCTTTCAAGAGATTTATATAAGAGAGGTTTGGAACCTCCAATAAACGTAGTTCCATCTCTATCAAGACTTAAGGATAAGGGCATTGGTAAGGGCAAAACAAGAGAAGATCATGCTGATACAATGAACCAGTTATTCGCAGCATATACATCTGGTAGAGAAGCTAGAGAATTGGCTACAATCCTTGGTGAATCAGCATTAACAGATGCAGATAAAGCATTTGCTAAATTTGCTGAAGCCTTTGATGAGAAATATGTAAATCAAGGATATTATAACAACAGAAATATTATTGATACATTAGATTTGGGATGGGAACTATTGAAGATAATTCCTAGAACTGAACTTAAGAGAATTAGAGATGAATATCTTGATAAATATCTTCCATTGGATGATAAAGGGGCTGAGTAG
- a CDS encoding V-type ATP synthase subunit C — translation MDRMDFVQGVTRTRVLETRLLSRTRIDRMIEARDIDEVLKVLNETEYSNSLAGITRGEEYEKVLSNELNRVYELMREITKDQIVVDILALKYDYHNLKVMIKEKEANKDLSDLYVSLGTTDYKDIKSEFLHGNLNGIKPEFKDAIEAVLKDLEETKDPQRIDIIMDRYYYEHLYNMAKETKIDLFINYVKDMIDFINIKSSIRLKKQGKDIRFFEDVILPNGNIDKETILFTLNDNIDNMILKFKNSKISSGLIKGLESYKETNRLTDLEKYMDDYLMELNKPSKYIHFGPEPIFSYIVAKETEIKTLRIIMVSKLNNLSPDVIRERVRDLYV, via the coding sequence ATGGATAGAATGGATTTTGTCCAAGGCGTTACAAGAACCAGAGTCCTTGAAACAAGACTCCTTTCAAGGACAAGAATAGATAGAATGATAGAGGCTAGAGATATCGATGAGGTTCTTAAAGTCTTAAATGAAACTGAATACTCTAATTCATTAGCAGGTATTACCAGAGGAGAAGAATATGAAAAGGTTCTCTCCAATGAATTAAACAGGGTATATGAGTTAATGAGGGAGATAACAAAGGATCAGATTGTTGTCGATATTTTGGCATTGAAATATGATTATCATAACCTAAAAGTAATGATAAAAGAAAAAGAAGCAAATAAGGACCTATCAGATTTATATGTATCATTGGGAACTACTGATTACAAAGATATAAAAAGTGAATTTTTACATGGGAATCTAAATGGAATAAAACCTGAATTTAAAGACGCTATTGAAGCAGTTCTTAAAGATTTGGAGGAGACTAAGGATCCTCAGAGAATAGATATAATCATGGATAGATACTATTATGAACACTTATATAATATGGCAAAGGAAACTAAGATTGACTTGTTCATAAATTATGTTAAAGATATGATCGATTTCATAAATATAAAGTCCTCCATTAGGTTAAAAAAACAAGGGAAGGATATTAGATTCTTTGAAGATGTTATCCTGCCTAATGGTAATATAGATAAGGAGACTATTCTATTTACTCTAAATGATAATATTGATAATATGATCCTTAAATTTAAAAATTCTAAGATCAGTTCTGGATTGATTAAAGGTTTGGAATCATATAAAGAGACCAATCGACTTACTGATTTGGAAAAATACATGGATGATTATTTAATGGAATTAAATAAGCCATCTAAATACATTCATTTTGGTCCAGAACCGATATTTTCATATATAGTAGCAAAGGAAACAGAGATTAAGACCTTGAGAATAATTATGGTTTCCAAATTAAACAATCTTTCTCCAGATGTCATAAGAGAAAGGGTGCGTGATTTATATGTTTAA